TCTATCTCTAAGCTCACTGTGTGCCCAGCACCAGCACCCAGCCTGGGGCCTGGCATGGGGCGCGGAGCAGGGGGGGGCAGGGGGATCTGGAAAATCAGGAGGGGGAGCAGGCGGGGAGGCAGAAAAACCACTGGAGCTCTTTAGGGATGAGGGGGCCCTCAAGGAGgcggagagggagaaggaggaaggacagGACCGCGGGGCCTCCCAGGGGGTcccaagagagagaaagggccgaGACAACTCGCCGGGGCGGGGCATGAGTGCAGCCGGTTCCTGAGCGCTTCCTATAGGCCAGACGCTGGGCCGCTTCGGCTTAAGTGCCAAAGACGGAGGCGGGAAGTTGAGAAATAACGCCTAGGGCCTCTGAAAATCGAGCAGCCCCAAGTGGTCGGACCCACCCCCTAAGTTATTGCACTATGGCGCCCTCTGAGCCGAGCGGAGCCGGGGCTACCGGCGGATAAGGGGCGGGGCCCGCGCCCCGCCGACCGCAGCCCCGCAGGGTCAGACCTTCCGCCCAGACGCCGCGGGTGCCccgtggggaggggaagggcccGACCCCCGCCCAGCGCGCACGCGCCGCGCCTCTCAGCTGCCCGCCGGCGCCCCGCACCCCCTCAGGAAGTGCGGGCCTCAGTGGAGCGCGGAGGAACTGCcggaggtgggggagagaggaGTGCGGAGAGGCGACGGCTAGGGGTGCTGGGGTTCCTGTCATGTGACCCCTCCCCTCGGCTCTCTCGCAGCCTCGCCGGGAGTGGCGGGAGCCAGTCGGAGGACGGTCTCCTCCGGGGACTTGGTCCCTTGTCCCCAGGTGAGCTGGGTGcatagtggggggagggggggatcgTGAGGGGGCGGAAGAGAGAACTGAGGCCGAGGAGCTGCTGGCACCTGGCGGAGGAGGGGTGAGAACCGCTGCTGAGGGGCAGAGgggtcccttccttcctccctttcccacGGGCGGGCTGTAGCCACGCTTCCCCATCTGGGTTCCACGGGGGGCCGGGGTGGACCCAGTCCCGGGATCTGGACCACCAGGTAGAAGACAGAGGAGGTCCCAGCACGTCCAGATTCGAGGTGTTGCAGGATGCTGAATCCAGGGAACTGCTGGGGTTTGCGGCAGAGAGGTCTTCCCgatgggagaatcagcacatggAATTGTCTCTTGCCAGAGGGCGATGGGGAAGGGCTGCGGCCACCGGTAACGAGTTGCGGTGGGGCAGAGCGGGCCTTGGGCCCCACCGCACTTAACTGTGGCCACACCTGGCCTTGGCTTTGTTTGTGACGTCCCATCTTTCCGAGCCCTTTGGACCTttctccccatttgacagatggggaaactgaggccatacGTTGCTTTGAGATGTGGCTGGAGACTGAGCCAGATCTCCTCCAACAGGATTCCTTCTCTTCATTACTGGCCATGCCAGGGCCAAGACCGTGAGACTCACTCAACAGccaccccacatcccctcccaggAGGGGGAGCGTTACAACCCCAACTTCAACCCCATCACAGAGATGCTGAGGCAGTGGTCGGTGCAGGCCCCAGGGGAGCCAGAACCTGAGCCGACGGGCGAGGAGCTGTGGGAGCAGGAGATGGAGCGGCTGTGCTCCTCCCAGGAACCTGTGCGGGTGCTGCCCTACGCCATGGTGGACAAGCGCTTCATCCGGTGGGTGCCTGAGCACCCTGCCGAACACAGCGGAGGAGGAGcagtgggggcggggagaggatgCACCTGTTGGATGGGGGGTGGAAATCACCAGCAATGGGGAGACTCCCTGGCCCAGGGCGCTGCTCTGCCTGGCCAGGTGGGCATGCTGGGTGACTCAGGGACCCCTCCCATCACCACCCCATCCCAGGCAGCTGCGGGAGCCCGAAGGGGTGAAGACCTCGTGCTGGCAGCAGTGGCGTCACAGGCAGCAGACTGCACGACGGCGCCTGGGGGAGGCAGCACGGCGGCTGGCCCGGGGCTGTGGGCTCTGGGAGGGGGCTCTCTACGAGATCGGGGGTAGGACCTGAACCCCAGTCTCCACCTCCTGCCTCCCCTCTCTGGAGTCTCAATGTCTAGTTTAGAAACCAGAGGAGGGCATTATCCCCCTTGCCAttgctcccctccacccccaccaacCCACCCCGCCTTCCGCACACAtccccctctgcccccagagCCACCCTTCAAACCTTGATGGATGATGGCACCCCTGGTGGCTGTTAGAGGTACTGCTaggccagcctccagaactggccATTAAACTGAGGTCCCTGTGAGGCTGGTCACCCACACCCCACAGCCCGCAGGTCATCAGCTAGGCCCACGGCTCGGCGCCTCCTGACCCACCTGCTGTTCCCCGCAGGCCTCTTTGGCACCGGAATCCAGTCCTACTTCACCTTTCTTCGCTTCCTGCTGCTGCTTAACCTGCTGACCCTACTTCTGACCACCAGCTTCGTCCTGCTGCCCCTGACCTGGCTCCGCCCCCCTGACAGAGGACCTGCTCTGAACTTCAGTGAGTGCCTGGCCCACGGAGGGACCAGTGCCCCCCGAGCCCACCTGAACCCTGGGGGGCCTGGTCCACTGGGACAGCCCCAACCCTCTGTGTCCAAACCCTGGGCATAGTCCTGCTTGGGTCCAGCCCTGAGGCTCTACTCGATCTCGCCTTTTGCATGACAGGCCTCCTGACATGCCCTCAGGACCCTGCTCAGGCCTCCTGAGATTGGAGGCTATGGAGTGGGAGGGGCAGAGTCTCACCTATGCCTTGGGGACCCTTCCCTATTGGACCCCTCTCCCTCCTCGACAGCCCTCCAGTGTCCTGGTGGCCACCAACCCCAGACTGGTGTTCCCAAGTTCAACAATCTACTTTGGAATGTTTTAACCAGCAGGGTGAGTGGGTCTGTCCTGGCTATGGACCAGGGAGGCTGGGGGACATGGTGATCTAGTTTCAGGGAACCCCAGTCTAAGAGGACCCTCACCCCTCCAAGGGCACTTTGGCTTCTAGGGAGACGGTCCTCCACAGACAGGCTGGGTGGGTCAGCAATGGGGTCAGAGAGAGGCTGAGGCCACTGTGCACAGCCCAGGCCCATGGACGTGTGCCCACGGCCCTCAGAGCCCAGCTGGGGTGGGGGTTTGAAGGACAAGAAGGGAAAAGTGTCCAGGATTCTGGGATAAGCACCACCCTACCCTCATTCCTGGAAGCCACTGGGTGGTTACGGCGCGGGCTCCCGTGTTCCAGTCCTGGCTCTTCTTCCAAGCTGTGTGTCCTTAGGCAAGTTGCCTAACCCTTCTGAGCCTCTGTGAAATAGGGATAGTCGTATTCCCTACCTGATGGGGTTACTGTGAGAGCTAATGTGTTAACAGcaagaaaacacttagcacacaGCCTGGCTCAGCTGTCATCGTCTGACATCCCCAGGCCTTCAACAACACCTTTCTCTTTTACGGCGCGTACCGAGCGGGGCCTGAGAGCAGCTCAGTATACAGCATCCGCCTGGCCTACTTCCTGAGCCCACTGGCCTGCCTGCTCCTCTGCTTCTGTGGGATTCTACAGCGGTGAGAGCAGAGCCCCTGCCTCCACCCCTTTCCAGGGGGTCTTCCCTGATCACCCCTCCTTGGCGTGGTACCCCCAAGCTGGCAAGGAGTCCCTGCCAGTGGAGGTTCCAGGGCCGGAACTCTGCATCCCCAGCTGCAGACCTCAGGAGCGGGGCCACCGCTCCTGtgtccccagccccccacccaggCCGAGGCCAAAGGCTGCACCTAGGGCTGCCTGGGGCTTCCCACCCCAGATCAGAGCCGAGCCAAGGCTGAGCCCTGgcctcctgccccctccaggATGGTGAAGGGGCTGCCACAGAAGATGTTCCTGGGCCAGGACTACAGGTCGCCTCTCAGCGCCAAGGTCTTCTCTTCCTGGGACTTCTGCATCCAGGGGCAGGAGGCAGCCACCATCAAGAAGCATGAGATCAGCAACGAGTTCAAGGTGTGTGTGAGGACGTGCATGAGTGTGAGATGGGAGTGTGAATGAGCGTGAGAGCACGTGGgactgtgtgtatgagtgtgtggcTTGAGTGTGGGAGcgtgtctgtgcgtgtgtgtgcacacggtTTTCCAGCTGGAGGCGGGGGCTGTGCCGTGTCTGGGTGTGAGCGCTCACCTGCACGGTACTCTGGGGGTGCTCTAGGTAAAACCAGCCCGTCTGTCCCCGCCTCAGCGTCACCCCAACCTTGCCTAGAGCCTGGCAGCCTTTCTCCCCATGCACACCGACCTGGGGCTGTTTGCCAGCCCCCTCGCCTTCCACCTGGGCCAGCCCTAACCcgcctctgcccctgcccctgcccccatgaCAGGTGGAGCTGGAGGAGGGGCGTCACTTGCTGATGGTGCAGCAGCAGACCCGGGCTCAGAGGGCCTGCCACCTGCTCACCTACCTGCGGGTCAACATCCTCATCGGGCTCCTGGTGGTTGGGGCCATCAGTGCTATCTTCTGGGCCACCAAGTACTCGCAGGACAACAAGGAGGTGCCAGGCGACTGACATGCATTTATTTAATCCTGGCCAGACCTGGGGGAGGAGACGGGATGGTCCCactttgcagaagaggaaaccgaggctcacagaggttaaagcaatttgcccaaggtcataaccAAGTCAGACAGGCTCTACCTGTGGATATCCCCCTGCTGCCATGCTGCCACTGGGAATAATCCGTGGGCTTCCAGATTCCGGGCCTGCACCAGAGTTACACTTGAGGGGGTCGTAGGGGATGGGGGAGCCGCTGGGTGCCCTCCAGCCCGTGGCACCCCCTTATCCGCTTCTCCCCACAGGAGTCCCTGTTTCTGCTGCTCCAGTACCTGCCCCCTGGGGTCATCGCCCTGGTCAACTTTCTGGGTCCCCTGCTGTTTGTTTTCCTGGTCCAGCTGGAAAACTACCCTCCCAACACTGAGGTCAACCTCACCCTTATCTGGTGAGTGACACCTGGGGGGTGACAGGTGGGACGGAGTGTGGAGGGCATTGAAGGGCTGTGTCCTGCCGCCCGTCTTGGTTATCACCTGGCACCAGGGGTCCTGTGCAAGGGAAGGCAGGCAGCTGCTCCCACACACAGTCTGGGGGGCCCCGGTCTAAGGTTCTCCAGTCCCCACCATCCAAAGCAAGCCAGTGACTGTTTTTGCCAGGGGACGTTGGGTACCACAATCACCCACCTAGGAACACAGCTCCCTCCCATGTGCCCCGAGGGTTTACACCCCTCACCTTGACATCCTCACGTGACCTGTGTGAAGTTAGGACCATCCTCATTGCCACTGGATAGCTGAGGACACTGAGGTCTGAAAGGGTCAAGCGCCGTGGCCAAGGGAGGCTCCCCATGCTGGGGTGCAGGTTCAAACTCAAGCCGTCCTCCGCCCCCAGGCTCTGTTCTGTCTCCTCTCCCAGGACTCGGGTCCTGCCTTGGACCCACCCACCCGCaggaccccacacacacaccagctccagcccAGGTTCTCTTTCCGTCTGCCACCCACCCCTCACTTGGCAGGGCCTGCttttccttgggcttccctggcacAGAAGCTGTCCGGAGCCCATTCTGCGTCCCTCCGAGGTAGATTGTGTTtggtttgaaattttatttttggaatggGTAATAGCACGTGCACATGGTAAAAAAACACAATTCAAAATGCTCAAAAGGATGAAAGCTAAAAAtaagcccccacccacccctgccttCCTCAACACAAGAACCACTGTTCCCAGCCAGGCTCCAACCGTGCATCAGCCTTGAAAGTCCACACTtcatgggactttcctggcgatccagtggttaagactccgtgcttccaatgcagggggcgagggttcgatccctggtcggggcactaagatcccacatgccgcggagtatggacaaaaagtaaaaaagaaagaaagaaagtccaCACTTTGATATAACGTGCAGGCAATCGTTTTGGGTTAGGCCACCCTACCTGTGTGATCCAGTTACATATTATTCAGGAGTATGCATGCACGTGTTTGTGATATGTGGACAGTGTAAATGGACTAGGGCATTAATAGTCCTTAGAAGAAAGATCTCACCTGCGTTAATGATACAAAAGCACGTATGTGCCTGTGAATCTCCAAGCTGGATGTGAGGGGAGGATGGCTGGACTGTGCCGTGTTTCCCAAACTGATGTAAAGACAACCTTTCTACTGTGAATCATCGGGAGACGAAGATTCTAGGGAACGCACTTTGGGAAACATCGCCACGGATGGAGCAGTTTGGAAGGAGGCTGGGCTCTGGGTTTAGAGGGGGCTGGGCCCGCGAGAGACTTGAGCTCATGCAGATGTCAGCCACACCTGTGTCCCGAGTAGATGTGCCATGTACCTGGGCTCCTCCCCTGACAcagtccccaccccctcccctaacccccagGTGTGTGGTGCTGAAGCTGGCCAGCCTGGGAATGTTCTGCTTCTCGCTGGGCCAGACTGTGCTGTGCATCGGCAGAAACAAGACCAGCTGTGAGTCCTACGGCTACAACGCATGTGACTACCAGGTGGCCGGCGACTCCATCAGGGCCTGTTCCTCCTGTCCTCTGCAAAGCCCCACCTCTTTGATCTCCTCGTCCTTCTCAGGGTCTCACCTTTGTGGGAGGCTGTGGGCAGAGTTGCCCACCCAGCAGTCACCTCCAGGGGGCGCCATTCACATCACATTCTGCACTGTGCAGAGCGGCAGCCCAGACTGTGGGCTTTGTCTGCTCAAATCTTACTCCAGGCCTGGGTTTTAGCTTAGCAATCACATCAGACTCCAGGCAAGGCTCCTAGACCACAGAGTCCCCCAACGGGTGGGTGAGGGGCGGTTGGGGACCGAGGGTAGTGACAGATGCCCCCTCTGACCAGTGCTGGGAGGACTCGGTGGGGGAGGAGCTGTACAAACTCAGCATCTTCAACTTCCTCCTCATGGTGGCCTTCACCTTCCTTGTCAGCCTGCCTAGGAGGTGAGCCACGTGGGGACACTACGGGGGTGGAGTGGGCGTGCCTGGGGGTGGCCAGTGGCCACAGCCAGGGGTGAGCAGTCCTACATGCATGTTTCCGTGTGAGTGTGTTATGGTCCACAGCCAGGACCCACGAGGTCCACACACTTCTGGGTGGTGGGTACCTggacactcccctcccccaggctgctGGTGGAGCGGTTCTCGGGCCGGTTCTGGGCCTGGCTGGACCGGGAGGAGTTCCTCCTGCCCAAGAACGTGCTGGACATCGTGGAGGGACAGACGGTCACCTGGATGGGCCTCTTCTACTGCCCCCTGCTGCCCCTGCTCAACAGCATCTTCATCTTCCTCACCTTCTACATCAAGAAGGTGAgggctcaggggctgggagggagcagGGCCGCACCTGTGTGGGCACCTCGAGCGCCAACAGCAGAGCAGCCCTCACCTCCTGCTGCTGCCCCGCCGGGCACCTCCCATCTGCACACTGCGCTGACCGCCCCCTGTGTCCTTGCTCGCTCCCTAGTACACCCTGCTGAGGAACTCCAGGGCGTCCCCTCGGCCATTCCGCgcctccagctccatcttcttCTTCCAGCTGGTGCTCATCCTGGGCCTGCTCCTGGCCGCTGCACCCCTGGGCTATGTGGTCAGCAGGTGAGGGGAGCAGAGGGGCTGAGGCTGCCGGGCCGGCAGCTCCTCACCCGAGCACTGACACCGGCCCTCCTCTGGCGGTCTCTCCCCAGCGTCCGCTCCTCCTGGGACTGTGGCCTCTTCACCAACTACTCAGCCCCCTGGCAGGTGGTCCCAGAGCTGGTGGCCCTCCGGCTCCCACCCCCGAGCCAGCGCATCCTGCACTACCTGGGCTCCCACGCCTTCAGCTTCCCCCTCCTCATCCTGCTCAGGTGCCTTTCAGGGCAGCAGGGGCCGAGGGAGGGGGCACCCCCAGCCAGTCTCATGGGATCTGGGGGCCAGACAAGGAGAGCCCAAGGTCGCAGGGAGCCAGGGTCCCAAGGGCAGGTGGCCTGGGGGTTGCCCTGTGCCCCTGGGCAGCCCCCTCAGGCCCTCACCTGTAAAGCGGGCACTTTAAGTGACCACTGGGGAAGCACGTTGCCTGGTGCAGACACGCCCTGAGCCTGCCGCGGTTGTTATTCTTACTGCCATTTAGAGGAGAGGGGCTGAGCGACcagtgggaggaaggagaggagagagaaagcggTGTCTAGGAAGTTGGAACAGAGAAGACCCCGGGAGGTGGTTTTTAAGAGACTGGGGTGGGGAATGAGGAAGTAGGGGGCTGACTGACCTTGCATCCCCGTCTATCCAAAGCCTTGTCCTGACCGTGTGCGTCTCCCAGTCCCAGGCCAGCGCGAGGGCCATCTGGGGGCTCCGGAAGCAAC
This is a stretch of genomic DNA from Eschrichtius robustus isolate mEscRob2 chromosome 20, mEscRob2.pri, whole genome shotgun sequence. It encodes these proteins:
- the TMC8 gene encoding transmembrane channel-like protein 8 isoform X1; its protein translation is MLRQWSVQAPGEPEPEPTGEELWEQEMERLCSSQEPVRVLPYAMVDKRFIRQLREPEGVKTSCWQQWRHRQQTARRRLGEAARRLARGCGLWEGALYEIGGLFGTGIQSYFTFLRFLLLLNLLTLLLTTSFVLLPLTWLRPPDRGPALNFTLQCPGGHQPQTGVPKFNNLLWNVLTSRAFNNTFLFYGAYRAGPESSSVYSIRLAYFLSPLACLLLCFCGILQRMVKGLPQKMFLGQDYRSPLSAKVFSSWDFCIQGQEAATIKKHEISNEFKVELEEGRHLLMVQQQTRAQRACHLLTYLRVNILIGLLVVGAISAIFWATKYSQDNKEESLFLLLQYLPPGVIALVNFLGPLLFVFLVQLENYPPNTEVNLTLIWCVVLKLASLGMFCFSLGQTVLCIGRNKTSCESYGYNACDYQCWEDSVGEELYKLSIFNFLLMVAFTFLVSLPRRLLVERFSGRFWAWLDREEFLLPKNVLDIVEGQTVTWMGLFYCPLLPLLNSIFIFLTFYIKKYTLLRNSRASPRPFRASSSIFFFQLVLILGLLLAAAPLGYVVSSVRSSWDCGLFTNYSAPWQVVPELVALRLPPPSQRILHYLGSHAFSFPLLILLSLVLTVCVSQSQASARAIWGLRKQLVWQVQEKWHLVDDLSRLLPEPGSGDSLGPESPHSRGSRPRSLCPGFPCPGSPGPRPPRPEPSLEDPAGLRGVPVPARRCRFPSGSEL
- the TMC8 gene encoding transmembrane channel-like protein 8 isoform X2; its protein translation is MVKGLPQKMFLGQDYRSPLSAKVFSSWDFCIQGQEAATIKKHEISNEFKVELEEGRHLLMVQQQTRAQRACHLLTYLRVNILIGLLVVGAISAIFWATKYSQDNKEESLFLLLQYLPPGVIALVNFLGPLLFVFLVQLENYPPNTEVNLTLIWCVVLKLASLGMFCFSLGQTVLCIGRNKTSCESYGYNACDYQCWEDSVGEELYKLSIFNFLLMVAFTFLVSLPRRLLVERFSGRFWAWLDREEFLLPKNVLDIVEGQTVTWMGLFYCPLLPLLNSIFIFLTFYIKKYTLLRNSRASPRPFRASSSIFFFQLVLILGLLLAAAPLGYVVSSVRSSWDCGLFTNYSAPWQVVPELVALRLPPPSQRILHYLGSHAFSFPLLILLSLVLTVCVSQSQASARAIWGLRKQLVWQVQEKWHLVDDLSRLLPEPGSGDSLGPESPHSRGSRPRSLCPGFPCPGSPGPRPPRPEPSLEDPAGLRGVPVPARRCRFPSGSEL